One Mycobacterium paraseoulense genomic window, TCGCTGATCCCGACTGGTCCCGCCGAGGGCGACTCGGGTCCCGCGACGCTCGGTCCGCGGATGGGTGACGCGGCGGCGGACGTGTTGATCGGGGGACCGGGGCCCGACCTGGCGCCGGCGGGCGCGGTGTATCGCGAGATCGCGCCGGCCGATATCGAGCCCAACCCGCGTCAGCCCCGGCAGGTGTTCGACGACGAGGCGCTGTCCGAGTTGGTGCACTCCATCCGCGAGTTCGGTCTGCTGCAGCCGATCGTGGTGCGGGCGGTGCCCGGCGCCAAGACGGGACCGCGGTATCAGATCGTGATGGGGGAGCGACGCTGGCGGGCGGCCCAAGAGGCGGGGCTCGCCACCATCCCCACCATCGTGCGCGAGACCGGTGACGACAATCTGCTCCGCGACGCCCTCCTGGAGAACATTCACCGGGTGCAGCTGAACCCGTTGGAAGAGGCGGCGGCATACCAGCAGCTGCTCGACGAGTTCGGCGTCACCCACGACGAACTTGCCTCACGCATCGGCCGCTCGCGGCCGTTGATCACCAACATGATCCGGTTGCTGAAACTGCCGATCCCCGTGCAGCGGCGGGTGGCCGCCGGCGTGCTCTCGGCCGGTCACGCCCGCGCCCTGCTCTCGCTGGAAGCCGGTCCCGAGGCGCAAGAGGAACTGGCCAGCCGGATCGTTGCGGAAGGGTTGTCGGTGCGGGCGACCGAGGAGGCGGTCACGCTGGCCAACCGCGCCGGCGCGACCACCCCGGCACCCCAGCGGCGCAAGCCGATCCAGATGCCCGGCCTGCAGGAG contains:
- a CDS encoding ParB/RepB/Spo0J family partition protein — its product is MTQPLRKKGGLGRGLASLIPTGPAEGDSGPATLGPRMGDAAADVLIGGPGPDLAPAGAVYREIAPADIEPNPRQPRQVFDDEALSELVHSIREFGLLQPIVVRAVPGAKTGPRYQIVMGERRWRAAQEAGLATIPTIVRETGDDNLLRDALLENIHRVQLNPLEEAAAYQQLLDEFGVTHDELASRIGRSRPLITNMIRLLKLPIPVQRRVAAGVLSAGHARALLSLEAGPEAQEELASRIVAEGLSVRATEEAVTLANRAGATTPAPQRRKPIQMPGLQEVAERLSNAFDTRVTVSLGKRKGKIVVEFGSVDDLQRIIDMMTAAKA